A segment of the Saccharomyces kudriavzevii IFO 1802 strain IFO1802 genome assembly, chromosome: 2 genome:
ctctttataTTACAGACATGGTTACAGATCTCGTACTCGTTACATGTTCCAACGTGACTTCAGAAAGCATGGTGCCGTCCATCTTTCTACTTACTTGAAGATCTACAAGGTTGGTGACATTGTTGACATCAAAGCCAATGGTTCTATCCAAAAGGGTATGCCACACAAGTTCTACCAAGGTAAGACTGGTGTTGTTTACAACGTTACTAAGTCTTCTGTCGGTGTTATCATCAACAAGATGGTCGGTAACAGATATCTagaaaaaagattgaaCTTGAGAGTTGAACACATCAAGCACTCCAAGTGTAGacaagaatttttggaaagagtTAAGTCGAACGCTGCTAAGCGTGTTGAAGCAAAAGCTCAAGGTGTTGCTGTTCAATTGAAGAGACAACCAGCTCAACCAAGAGAATCCCGTATTGTTTCTACTGAAGGTAATGTTCCTCAAACTTTGGCTCCGGTTCCATACGAAACTTTTATCTAATTTACCCGATGCTTGTTTTGTATCAAAAAAGATTCTCAGGTTTTaggttttattttttgtctattttaaatatatataatataatgaaaaataaattgtGTCTAATATCCATAATTTGTACATTTagattatttctttcttttacttttcCAATCCAGAGGATACCCAAGGCTCTTGTTTTATGATCCGGtccttcttgaaatatTATTAGAAATCAGAGACTATTTTCGATTTTTCGGTTCGGGCTGTCTTTAGTGAAAATTAACTTTTCTGATTAAAATTTGACAAGTAAAAATAATTAGAATAGTAATAATGCAGACTTGGCTTTGCACACAGGATTCTTTTGTATAGAACGGTAGTGTTTGCTTAGAGAAAGTATCAGTTCGAACATAGCAACTGATCAGACAGTTTTGTTTATTCATACCCTACACTCCTTGTGTCAAAGTCACCTACTTGCACAGTTCATCCTTTAAAAGTTCTATAATCACTTGACAGGGTAAAGATGCCCAAAAAATCCATTGAAGAATGGGAAGAAGATGCCATTGAATCAGTCCCTTATTTGGCAAGTGATGAAAGGGGCTCTAATTATAAGGGAGCCACACAAATCCCGTTAGATTCAACGCAGtctgaaattgaaaatcatcCAACAATAAAACCGTGGGTACATTTCGTTGCTGGTGGTATTGGGGGGATGGCAGGGGCTGTGGTCACATGCCCTTTTGATTTGGTGAAAACTCGATTACAAAGtgatatatttttaaaaGCGTACAAATCGCAGGCCGGTAATATAAGTAAAGCGTCTACTCGTCCGAAGAGTATTAATTATGTCATTCAAGCCGGGACTCACTTCAAGGAAACATTAGGAATTATAGGCAATGTTTATAAGCAGGAAGGATTTAGAAGCCTGTTCAAAGGTTTGGGTCCTAATTTGGTTGGGGTTATTCCGGCGAGAAGtatcaatttctttacttATGGTACAACTAAAGATATGTATGCTAAAGCATTCAATAATGGCCTCGAAACCCCTATGGTTCATTTGATGGCTGCTGCAACCGCAGGTTGGGCAACTGCGACGGCAACCAATCCCATTTGGTTGATTAAAACTAGAGTACAACTTGATAAAGCCGGGAAAACATCAGTTCGGCAGTATAAGAACTCATGGGACTGTTTGAAAAGTGTCATCAGAAATGAAGGCTTCACCGGCCTCTATAAGGGTTTGAGTGCTTCCTATTTGGGTTCTGTTGAAGGTATACTTCAGTGGCTATTATATGAACAAATGAAGCGCTTAATAAAGGAAAGATCTATTGAGAAGTTTGGATATCAAGCTGAAGGAGCGAAAAGTAAATCAGAGAAAATTAAGGAATGGTGCCAAAGGTCAGGAAGCGCTGGTCTTGCAAAATTTGTAGCAAGTATAGCTACATATCCGCACGAGGTTGTGAGGACAAGATTAAGGCAAACGCCTAATGAGAACGGTAAACGAAAGTACACAGGTTTaattcaaagtttcaaagTCATAATCAAAGAGGAGGgacttttttcaatgtatAGCGGATTGACGCCGCACCTAATGAGAACAGTTCCTAACAGTATAATTATGTTTGGAACATGGGAAATTGTTATAAGGCTATTATCTTAGTCCgccaatttcaagaaagacgAGATTCATTCGAGGAACAGGGAGACACCTggttggaaaatgaaaaataataaaaaaagtgcaTTCTATAGGATTCAAAATCTGTTGAAGTTCATAAAAAAGCTATCGTGTCTGAGTGTGGTACCCTTCGCTCCTTTCTTTCCTGTGCAATATTTATTATAATATATCGATCACTCTCGTATATTTTGTTCCGTAAATTAGTCTATTTTATACttgtaaatattttcaCCAGGTGTTTGGCAATAATGTACGTGATTAAAAAATGCATAAACGTTAAACGGGTCACAGTGTTGGATTTGACCCCGCAGAAACAGGCTTTTCTCCAGTGTAAGTAAACTttaaaatatcatcaacgTCAAAAGGTTTAGAGGACTTGCTATCTCGTACAAGAAGTGAAACGTCTTCTTCGTCTATGGCTTCTTCATGTTTAAAATCGTGTTTTTCATATTCCTTTCCAAACGTAGTACGTGCCCAGTTCGTTATTTCTTTGTCCTGTTGCAACAGTTTTGccatttcttcatccttcAGCAAATTTGTGCTTATTCCAGACGCTTCTCTAACATATTTCATCCATTCGTCTACTTCAGGgatattcttcttcctcaaaAGCGTAGTGACTAGACTTTCATGTGAAGTCGTTGGAAATTTGGGTAGCGGGTAAACCACTGTAGAATCCaaagtttcttgaaaatgttGCAAGGTCGATGTAACAGAAACAAGCTGCGACAATGTGACATTTAGCTGTGATTGAAGTGTATACCATTGTGGAAGTTCAGCCTTAGACATCTCGTCTCTGATCCTCCTTAACGAGTGAGTCAATTGAGCCAAACGCATACGTACAGCATCTAAAGCTTGGCCAGGTACCCcattgaaatcaaaattaaCATCTTCTTGCAGAGAGCCTTGATTTCCTTCTGGCACCAGTGATGTATTTGGTTGCGACATATTTTCCACTACTTCTTTTATctatcttcctttttcgaTTTTTCTGTTGTCCtgatttctcttttgcctctgaaatattcaaaaccTTCAATTTGACAGAGGCGActtttatattattatgaatttcactttttttcgAGTAAGTGAAATGTCTAGAAAATACTCAAGCTTCTTTAAAAACTTCCTTAGCTCTCTTCAAATACCAAAGAAATTTACTACCTCTAAATTTCTATTCTATAACTGTCTTTATTCTCACATTCAGCCGCTTCAGACTGAATAGTATTGAACTAATGGATCCAAAGAATAATCCATCTAAAAATAGAGTATCCAAGCTTCAACATTTGACTGCGAAGAAGGTACGAAACCAAATAGAAGTAGTTGCTGGAAAGCTAGATAAAAATCAGGGGCAAACGCACCTACTGGCTCGATTGAAAGACAACGTCAAAGCTGGTAGTGACCATTCACTGGGTCGTGAGGAGAAGAATGGTGAACTCGGTATAAGAAGTATATTCTACGATAGAGATTGGAATTCAAAGGGCGCTGCACCATTTCAATACAGAAATATTCCTTACAATTCTAGAACTTTCAAGAGACGAACCGAAGTTAAAGTTAGACTAGGCAACCTCAGGAATATTGATATACCAGGTGAAAGTCCCAAATAAATCCTGAAATTTCTGGGCTGGAGCgtagaaaataataagaaTACAATATTTGTAGTAGCAGGTTTGTTCATATTTAAAACTCTACGTACGTTATATATTCTCTATCAAATGGTTAAATATGCAGTAGGCACAATAATCCCTAGTCCATCTGTCTTCATAAAGATTTTTAAATTATTCAGATCCCACGATATTTTCTGCAGGTTTCCAGATATGAACTGAGTTGTCGTTCGCCACACTGCACATTAACCAGGGATCATGGACATCCCACGAAATGTCATTCACACCGAACATATGGCCACCGTGTGTAAATATACTTTCTTCACGAGTAGTATCCCATAGCTTAACTAATCCATCTTCTTGGCCGGCTGTTGCCAAAACGGTATCGAAGTTTGGACTCCATTCTAGAGTCGAAACGGAAGCACCATGCTCCATGGTAGCGATTGGATTTTCGTTCATGTTTCTTATATCCCATAAATTTAATCTACCATTTGAATCTGCAGATGCTAGAATTAAAGAGTTCTTGTAGTTGAATTTACAGGAATTTACGCCGCCTCCGTGGATTTTGCAGTTGCTTTTtagtttctcttttttggTTCTCAGATCTAATAGTGAAACTGCATTCCGTTCTGTGCAAGCGGCAAATAATGAATCATGTGTTGGCATCCATGTTACATCATTCACACTACTTCCGTCGCTGTCTATTGACATTAAGGGTACGTCAATAATAGGGTTATCGTGCGAATATTGTTTAATGTCCCAAACCTGTATTTGACCGTTGGAATGAGAAGAAAGTAAAAGTGCTTCCTGCTGCAAGTTCCAGGCTAGTGATGTGGCCTCATTTATGTCTACCAAAGAAGTATCCATGGTCTCTACGTCTTGAATAACTCCATGTGAACCGAGCAGCTTGATCTCAAATGGATGTGAGATTTTAGATTGTCTTATTCTGGTGGAGCCGTGTTTCGTCCTGTCGAATATGTAGATGGCACCATCCGAAGAGGCGCCGGCAATAATATCTGGATTTTGGGGTAAATATCTTGCTCTATTACACTCGCCATTCGGGAAAAAGATGCGAATATCATCAACTAGGTGTTTCGAAGGATATGTAGTCGTATTTTCTGGTTTAAACTCCATCTCGTCCATATCAAAATTATTTAAAGATGCCCATTTTATATGGCCCAACGTGGATATTCTGCTGATATATATGGTCTCATCCTCGGGTTTTTGGGAGGATGTGAAAGAGGATAATAAGATGCGATGCTCATTCAAAGTGGTATCTAAATCAGGAAAGAACTGACACGTTAAGGACGGCCATTTGGTCGAGTTTGTGTTTAAGTAATCATAAAGTAGCTTagtgtttttcttccaatgaGAGTATCTTTCTTGCAGATCGGCCGAGATATAGGAGGCTTCCTTAGTTGCTTCCCCTGCGCGCTGACTCATATTTTGCAGCTAATATCGTGAAAGTCGTCTATCAAGTGGAATCAGTTCTTGTATCCCATCTATATAGTTAAAAGAACCTTCTCTCATGAGTTTAAGTTGACCgatttttaaaatttttgattttcgcGACACAATAAAGTCTTCGCGACGCTAAAAAGCTACTGTATCTGACATGATCTGTAATTGTAAAAAGTTCCAAGACATCAAGAATGTCAAACTATCTATGTTTTCTAAAACATAACAAATTgtttaaaagaagaattgatgtataaaaaatttatttccTTTGCATTACGTACAATATATAACCAACTCTTGAAAATGTAGAAATATGATATGTGTATAATAATATAGGCAAAATTTACGTATCTTTGCTTATAGTATGGCTTTAGTGTTCTTTAGGTATTCAAACAAGAACGATCTTTTTACATCcattctttgaattggTTGATCAAACCATTGGTAGAATCATCGTGGGTAGAGATGTTGGAAGAGTTATCCAATTCCTTGCCGATGACTTTAGCCAAGCTTTTACCTAATTCAACACCCCATTGATCAAAAGAGTTGATATTCCAGATAGCACCTTCAGTGAAAGTAGCATGTTCGTAGTAGGCAATCAAAGCACCCAAAGTAGCTGGAGTAATCTTCTGAGCCAAGATAGAGGTGGTTGGTCTGTTACCAGAGAATACCTTGTGTGGAACCAGACCACCGGTGGCACCTTCAGCCTTGACTTGTTCTTCATCCTTACCGACCATCAAGGCTTCAGCTTGAGCGAAGAAGTTAGAAGCCAACATCTTTTGGTGCAACTTGCTTTCAATTGGGTTGTGGGATTGAGCAGCCAAAATGAAGTCAGATGGAATCAACTTAGTACCTTGGTGGAccaattggaagaaagagTGTTGGGCATTGGTAGCTGGTTCACCGAACAAAATGGAACCAGTGGAGTAGTTAGTGAAGGCGTTACCTCTGGTTACAGACTTACCGTTAGATTCCATAGACAATTGTTGCAAGTAGGCTGGGAATCTGTGCAAGTATTGGTCGAATGGAGCAACCAAATGGGTTTGAGCACCGAAAAAGTTGTTGTACCAGACGGACAATAAACCACCCAACAATGGAATGTTGTCTTCCAATGGAGTTTGAGTGAAGTGGTTGTCAACGGCCTCAGCACCCTTCAAGAAGGCTTCGAAGTTGTCGTAGCCAATGTATAGGGCAACAGACAAACCAATAGCGGACCAGACAGAGTAACGACCACCGACCCAACTTTCGAAACCAAACATGTTCTTGGTGTCAATACCGAACTTGGCAACTTCAGATTCGTTAGTGGATAGAGCAGCGAAATGCTTAGCGACGTGAGATGGATCATTACCAGTCTTGGACAAGAACCAGTTTTTAGCAGTGTTGGCGTTAGTGATGGTTTCAGCGGTGGTAAAAGTCTTAGAAGCGATCAGAAACAAGGTGGTTTCTGGATCGACAACCTTCAAGGTTTCAGCAATGTGAGTACCGTCAATGTTGGACACGAAGTGGACGTCTAAGACACCAGCGTAGTGCTTCAAAGCTTCAGTAACCATGACTGGACCCAAATCGGAACCACCGATACCAATGTTGACAACATCGGTGATATTCTTACCAGTGTAACCTTTCCATTCACCGGAACGGACTTGTTCAGAGAACTCCTTCATGTGCTTCAAGACGGAGTCAACTTCTGGGGCGACGTTAACACCATCAACGTACATTGGCTTGTTGGCTCTGTTTCTTAAGGCAACGTGGTAGACAGCACGGTCTTCAGTAGAGTTAATGTGTTCACCTTTGAACATAGCATCTCTCAAACCGGTGACGTTAGCTTCCTTGGCCAATTCAATCAAGGCAGCAATAACTTCATCGTTCACCAAGTTCTTGGAGTAATCGAACAAGATCTTGGAACCATCGTAGTTGGTGAAAgttttgttcaatttttcgaAACGCTTGGCAtccttttgaaattcttgcTTGACGGACAGGGTCTTACCTTGAGATTcgtaaattttttgcaatttaGACCAAGCTGGCAATTCAGTGGCCAAGTTGAAGTTAGTGAAAGAGTTATTGGACATTTTTAGGTTAGTATCTTGACTTTAAATCAATCCTACAAGATTCAATAGAGAAAAACACTaagatttattgaaaacaaaaaaaaaataagtagAAGAAAGCACAGTTTGCGAAGAAAGGACCTTTTTAAGATACGAAGACAATGAGGGAAAAAGAGTAAGTAAGCCTTCCGAAAGGAATTATAAACTACCGTGTGCTAAACCGACTGGATCAATTAAAGCGCTCACACCAACaccaagaaaatggaatatCGTCAAAGGATATATATAGACAGGTAATTCCATGACAACGTGCAATTGGTGACGGCTATAGACAAATGACTACTGACTTCCTATAATTTACAGGGTGCTCGTTCGGCTTCCGGAAGTGAAGCtacacccacacaccctTTATATTGTATTCAGGAACcgctttttttccttttattaCGGCGGTGTTCCGCAGGCTATAGATCGCTACTATTACTGTGCTGGTATATGACAAGTTCCATGTAGTTTTGTATCATTAGAATTAGCACGCAGTAAGGCGGGACCCTTATTTGAGAGTTTTTGCCGCTTCTTTAACCGACTAGTTACTAAAAGACGGTATTGTACTTCTGAGTGCTTTCATCAAAGTAGCCTCTTTTATAATCAGTGAAGTGTATACAGGCAGCGGCGCTAGTCTTGCTTGAAGCTGCGGTCGTACGCTGACTAGCTCTCTTTTCTAGTCCAGCGCTTACGGACAAACTAATCTAGCTAGCTATAAGATGGCGGCATATAGTTGTAGTAGCTTCTTGCGATTGAAAAGTACTGAACCAATGAGGTACTGTACTTCGATGATGCACTACGCCTGTGCGCTGCTTTGTTGTATCAAGCCATTCAATCGCAACAAATGAGTATATCACGATGTCTCCGTGCGTTTTTGACGCGCTTTAATGCCTTGCCTACTATATACTTTATTACATATATGTGACTGACCTGGAGTACTTGCTTTTGGTCTCATTTCCTAATATTCTGTTATTCTTATACACATGTGTCAAATGTTGAATTATGCACTCTTATAATCTTAGGTATTACCGTTATATCACTAGTATATGCCCAGTTATCACCTAATTCTGTGCATGATAGTCCCCATGGACCAGCGGATGACTTTGAACTACTTGCAAATGATGCGGATTCTTTAAAAGATCCAGCTCTAATATAAGGTGTCCTGTTATCTAATGCCGAACATAGACGAAAAACAGTACATGCAGTGGTAGCGAGGGTGGCATGTCATATTTTATAGTTCTGTTCGAGGAACTCTGATTACGACGACCGCTAAAGGAATCTAAATGGAATATAATAAGGAGAAAAAGGCAATTTAATTAACTTGCATAGCGATTACAGTACGGCTGAGCTTTTGAAATGTTGATAAATACACTGGGGAGCAATCCATAGGCCATTGGTACGCAATGTTCTTGTCGTGGACAAAGCCAAACGTTTACCATTCCCGTCAGGCGAAATGGCACATGCTACAGTGTGAGTTACTGCCGACTTCCACTTATTTCCAGATTATTGATAGCTTCTTCTAAGTGTACTCCACCCACGCACCCCTTGATCACCGGTCAAGGCCCTTGATTGTGTCAACAATTTGGCTTACGTACTTCTCGCCGTCGCGCACGATTTCCGGGTCGTCTAGCAACTGATCTAGTCCTTGTCCCCGGTTCATGGTAGCAGGTCCATTTCGGCTCTTCTGAGTGGGGCTCTCCAGCTTCGTGGAGAGCTTGGGTTGTGCACACTTAAGCCGCTGATTTCTCTCCCTCATTAAGCGCAGCAGCTGGGCGTGCGAGCGGCGCATCTGTGTGAGCTTGTCCTCGAAATCCAGTGGGAACCCATCGTTGATAATGGGCTCCTTAGCCATCTTCTTCACATCGTCCAGTGTATCGATCTCGGACCACGACACGTCCTGCGTTTCCGTGGGCACCAGGTTTGAATGCATCGTTACACGGCTACCATTGACGCTACCCTTGCTGACGCTTGCTGCCAATGAGTTACTTGCAGGCGGCGCACCTAAATTTTTGGCGGATGGCGGATGGGAACTGCTGATTGCAGCAGCGGTGGAGTCTCGAGAATCCTTTGTTTTCTCTCCACCGCGCTTGGATTTCAATTGTCCCTGCTGAGAGCTGTTGGATTTTCTTTCGGCA
Coding sequences within it:
- the PGI1 gene encoding glucose-6-phosphate isomerase (similar to Saccharomyces cerevisiae PGI1 (YBR196C); ancestral locus Anc_8.547), whose protein sequence is MSNNSFTNFNLATELPAWSKLQKIYESQGKTLSVKQEFQKDAKRFEKLNKTFTNYDGSKILFDYSKNLVNDEVIAALIELAKEANVTGLRDAMFKGEHINSTEDRAVYHVALRNRANKPMYVDGVNVAPEVDSVLKHMKEFSEQVRSGEWKGYTGKNITDVVNIGIGGSDLGPVMVTEALKHYAGVLDVHFVSNIDGTHIAETLKVVDPETTLFLIASKTFTTAETITNANTAKNWFLSKTGNDPSHVAKHFAALSTNESEVAKFGIDTKNMFGFESWVGGRYSVWSAIGLSVALYIGYDNFEAFLKGAEAVDNHFTQTPLEDNIPLLGGLLSVWYNNFFGAQTHLVAPFDQYLHRFPAYLQQLSMESNGKSVTRGNAFTNYSTGSILFGEPATNAQHSFFQLVHQGTKLIPSDFILAAQSHNPIESKLHQKMLASNFFAQAEALMVGKDEEQVKAEGATGGLVPHKVFSGNRPTTSILAQKITPATLGALIAYYEHATFTEGAIWNINSFDQWGVELGKSLAKVIGKELDNSSNISTHDDSTNGLINQFKEWM
- the MSI1 gene encoding Msi1p (similar to Saccharomyces cerevisiae MSI1 (YBR195C); ancestral locus Anc_8.548) — translated: MSQRAGEATKEASYISADLQERYSHWKKNTKLLYDYLNTNSTKWPSLTCQFFPDLDTTLNEHRILLSSFTSSQKPEDETIYISRISTLGHIKWASLNNFDMDEMEFKPENTTTYPSKHLVDDIRIFFPNGECNRARYLPQNPDIIAGASSDGAIYIFDRTKHGSTRIRQSKISHPFEIKLLGSHGVIQDVETMDTSLVDINEATSLAWNLQQEALLLSSHSNGQIQVWDIKQYSHDNPIIDVPLMSIDSDGSSVNDVTWMPTHDSLFAACTERNAVSLLDLRTKKEKLKSNCKIHGGGVNSCKFNYKNSLILASADSNGRLNLWDIRNMNENPIATMEHGASVSTLEWSPNFDTVLATAGQEDGLVKLWDTTREESIFTHGGHMFGVNDISWDVHDPWLMCSVANDNSVHIWKPAENIVGSE
- the MED8 gene encoding RNA polymerase II mediator complex subunit MED8 (similar to Saccharomyces cerevisiae MED8 (YBR193C); ancestral locus Anc_8.551), whose amino-acid sequence is MSQPNTSLVPEGNQGSLQEDVNFDFNGVPGQALDAVRMRLAQLTHSLRRIRDEMSKAELPQWYTLQSQLNVTLSQLVSVTSTLQHFQETLDSTVVYPLPKFPTTSHESLVTTLLRKKNIPEVDEWMKYVREASGISTNLLKDEEMAKLLQQDKEITNWARTTFGKEYEKHDFKHEEAIDEEDVSLLVRDSKSSKPFDVDDILKFTYTGEKPVSAGSNPTL
- the SKDI02G3050 gene encoding uncharacterized protein (similar to Saccharomyces cerevisiae YBR197C and YPL077C; ancestral locus Anc_8.546), which encodes MCDADLDAERKSNSSQQGQLKSKRGGEKTKDSRDSTAAAISSSHPPSAKNLGAPPASNSLAASVSKGSVNGSRVTMHSNLVPTETQDVSWSEIDTLDDVKKMAKEPIINDGFPLDFEDKLTQMRRSHAQLLRLMRERNQRLKCAQPKLSTKLESPTQKSRNGPATMNRGQGLDQLLDDPEIVRDGEKYVSQIVDTIKGLDR
- the RIM2 gene encoding Rim2p (similar to Saccharomyces cerevisiae RIM2 (YBR192W); ancestral locus Anc_8.552) produces the protein MPKKSIEEWEEDAIESVPYLASDERGSNYKGATQIPLDSTQSEIENHPTIKPWVHFVAGGIGGMAGAVVTCPFDLVKTRLQSDIFLKAYKSQAGNISKASTRPKSINYVIQAGTHFKETLGIIGNVYKQEGFRSLFKGLGPNLVGVIPARSINFFTYGTTKDMYAKAFNNGLETPMVHLMAAATAGWATATATNPIWLIKTRVQLDKAGKTSVRQYKNSWDCLKSVIRNEGFTGLYKGLSASYLGSVEGILQWLLYEQMKRLIKERSIEKFGYQAEGAKSKSEKIKEWCQRSGSAGLAKFVASIATYPHEVVRTRLRQTPNENGKRKYTGLIQSFKVIIKEEGLFSMYSGLTPHLMRTVPNSIIMFGTWEIVIRLLS
- the RPL21A gene encoding 60S ribosomal protein eL21 (similar to Saccharomyces cerevisiae RPL21A (YBR191W) and RPL21B (YPL079W); ancestral locus Anc_8.553), encoding MGKSHGYRSRTRYMFQRDFRKHGAVHLSTYLKIYKVGDIVDIKANGSIQKGMPHKFYQGKTGVVYNVTKSSVGVIINKMVGNRYLEKRLNLRVEHIKHSKCRQEFLERVKSNAAKRVEAKAQGVAVQLKRQPAQPRESRIVSTEGNVPQTLAPVPYETFI
- the AIM4 gene encoding Aim4p (similar to Saccharomyces cerevisiae AIM4 (YBR194W); ancestral locus Anc_8.550); amino-acid sequence: MDPKNNPSKNRVSKLQHLTAKKVRNQIEVVAGKLDKNQGQTHLLARLKDNVKAGSDHSLGREEKNGELGIRSIFYDRDWNSKGAAPFQYRNIPYNSRTFKRRTEVKVRLGNLRNIDIPGESPK